One genomic segment of Mycolicibacterium gilvum includes these proteins:
- a CDS encoding metallopeptidase family protein: MPVRMSPHRFEELVGDALDLIPAGLAKAIDNVVILVADRHEEEPDLLGLYEGVALTERDSWYAGSLPDTITIYREALLDMCGDEQEVVDEVAVTVIHEIAHHFGIDDERLHELGWG; the protein is encoded by the coding sequence GTGCCCGTGCGGATGAGCCCGCACCGGTTCGAGGAGTTGGTCGGTGACGCCCTGGACCTGATCCCGGCAGGGCTGGCCAAGGCGATCGACAACGTCGTGATCCTGGTCGCGGACCGCCATGAGGAGGAGCCCGACCTGCTGGGCCTCTACGAGGGCGTCGCGCTGACCGAACGGGACTCCTGGTACGCCGGGTCGCTGCCGGACACCATCACCATCTACCGCGAGGCGCTGCTCGACATGTGCGGGGACGAGCAGGAGGTCGTCGACGAGGTCGCCGTCACCGTCATCCACGAGATCGCCCACCACTTCGGCATCGACGACGAGCGCCTGCACGAACTCGGGTGGGGCTGA
- a CDS encoding histidine phosphatase family protein, with protein sequence MTGRLVLVRHGQSHANVERRLDTRPPGAELTDLGRDQARTFARTLARPAAIVTHSIATRAVQTAGHIAAEFGGALSAGAMAFEGLHEVQVGELEDRTDEAAHDEFNAVYRRWHGGELDVALPGGETAQQVLDRYVPVLDQLRMRYLDDETWHGDIVVVSHGAAIRLVSALLAGVDSRFAVDHHLANTESVVLAPITDGRWSCVQWGKLTPPFVGDAPVTTTAGDAPRSADPMG encoded by the coding sequence GTGACCGGACGCCTGGTGCTCGTGCGACACGGGCAGTCGCACGCCAACGTGGAACGGCGCCTCGACACCCGGCCGCCCGGCGCCGAGTTGACCGACCTGGGCCGTGATCAGGCGCGGACGTTCGCGCGGACGCTGGCCCGGCCGGCGGCGATCGTCACCCACTCGATCGCGACGCGGGCGGTGCAGACGGCCGGCCACATCGCCGCGGAGTTCGGCGGCGCGCTGAGCGCCGGCGCCATGGCATTCGAGGGACTCCACGAGGTTCAGGTGGGGGAGTTGGAGGACCGCACCGACGAGGCCGCCCACGACGAGTTCAACGCCGTCTATCGGCGCTGGCACGGTGGGGAACTCGACGTCGCGCTGCCCGGTGGCGAGACCGCTCAGCAGGTGCTGGACCGGTACGTGCCGGTGCTGGATCAGCTGCGGATGCGCTACCTCGACGACGAGACGTGGCACGGCGACATCGTCGTGGTCAGCCACGGCGCCGCGATCAGGCTCGTCTCGGCCTTACTGGCCGGTGTCGACAGCCGGTTCGCCGTCGACCACCACCTCGCCAACACCGAATCGGTGGTGCTGGCGCCGATCACCGACGGACGCTGGAGCTGTGTGCAGTGGGGCAAGCTGACCCCGCCGTTCGTCGGCGACGCGCCGGTCACCACGACCGCAGGCGATGCGCCGCGGTCAGCCGACCCGATGGGTTGA